The following are encoded in a window of Castanea sativa cultivar Marrone di Chiusa Pesio chromosome 9, ASM4071231v1 genomic DNA:
- the LOC142608871 gene encoding uncharacterized protein LOC142608871, producing MASSETDAPSNSHNMQSTHANTNSNSESNAPNPYFLSSNENPGNIFVTQPLLGMRNYHSWSRAMVLALTTKKKIGFINGKLPMPDVDSPLYEDWQSCNTMVLSWLINSMHVDVSSSIMYCETAKEMWLDLKHLFSQGNGPKIYNLQREISHISHNQMTVTEYYTKFKRLWNQLLNFEPFLECSCGATKILSASHDKAYVMMEKSHKNIGHGVAGSSQSDAMAMFTNSKGNSNSNWNKGNGKKERAFCTHCNMQGHTIEKCYKLHGYPLGYKPKGKSGANVSGNQASCNSVNGANKALVTASQCSISKAQCEQLLAFLNSRSTNLGAVLGDALHVASVSSS from the exons ATGGCGTCCTCAGAGACTGATGCTCCCTCTAATTCTCACAACATGCAATCCACACACGCAAACACAAATTCCAATAGTGAATCCAATGCTCCTAATCCGTATTTTCTCAGTTCCAATGAGAATCCAGGAAATATTTTTGTCACCCAGCCACTGCTAGGGATGAGAAACTATCATTCTTGGTCCAGAGCAATGGTGCTTGCTCTCACTACCAAGAAGAAAATTGGCTTCATAAATGGAAAGCTTCCAATGCCAGATGTTGATTCACCTCTATATGAGGATTGGCAAAGCTGCAATACCATGGTTCTTTCATGGTTGATCAATTCTATGCATGTAGATGTCTCTAGCAGCATCATGTATTGTGAAACAGCAAAAGAGATGTGGCTTGACTTGAAGCACTTGTTTTCACAAGGAAATGGACCTAAGATCTACAACTTGCAGAGGGAAATTTCTCACATTTCTCATAATCAAATGACAGTGACTGAGTATTACACTAAGTTCAAGCGATTGTGGAATCAATTGCTGAATTTTGAGCCTTTTCTAGAATGTTCTTGCGGAGCAACGAAGATCTTGAGTGCTTCACATGATAAAGCTTATGTTATGATG GAAAAATCTCACAAAAACATTGGTCATGGAGTTGCTGGATCTTCCCAATCTGATGCTATGGCTATGTTTACCAATTCTAAAGGAAATTCTAATTCCAATTGGAACAAAGGGAATggtaagaaagagagagcttttTGTACTCATTGCAACATGCAAGGGCATACAATTGAGAAGTGCTACAAGTTGCATGGGTATCCTCTTGGTTACAAGCCTAAAGGGAAGTCTGGTGCAAATGTTAGTGGAAATCAAGCATCTTGCAATTCTGTCAATGGTGCAAACAAAGCTTTGGTCACAGCAAGTCAGTGTTCTATCTCTAAGGCACAATGTGAGCAACTTCTAGCTTTTCTCAACTCAAGAAGTACCAATTTGGGAGCTGTTCTTGGAGATGCACTTCATGTTGCAAGTGTAAGTTCTTCTTGA